From the Bombus affinis isolate iyBomAffi1 chromosome 4, iyBomAffi1.2, whole genome shotgun sequence genome, the window CAGCTAAGTGCGGATTGACCAACGAAAAGCAAGGGTGACCAGATACTTCAAATGCTAGGAGTACGGACACATCGCATCGAAGTGCAATAACCCGAGTGAGTCCTTTAAACATACGTATGACaacttaattaattaagaaaaacATCTCCTTTTATAATTTACATGAGAAAAAGCTACATCACCAGCGTTGATAAATTTTTACTAATAgattaatttttctaattaatttttgCCTTAGAAATTACCAAATTTTAATTGTTATATCATCGACCACTCAGTTACTAATTGTTTAACATTACTTATCAATCTCTACGTAATTAACTAATTAAATATCCTGAattatatttcgtttttatATTTGACACTAAACaacttttaaaataaaattcgttgatAATAAAATTTTCACCATAAACAGTTTCATTAATATCGAAATACGTGTTCGTGTATTTAACTTTATGTACGCAAGATGGTTGACGTTTCTAGAAATCTATCCAAGAATACCGgttcgtcatctaattagttaACAGTATGTTTATTAAATCTCGATTATTCTCTTAAGAttttttttaatacaaatttCAGTAAAGACTTGGTATGTACTGCTATAACACTATACAAAATGATTCAATATTGAAAAATACACACTTTTGTACTTAATAGCCTAGTTTGTACTTGATAATCCATAATCCAAAAGATTAAAACTAATGTTTTTATTAACTTGTAATTACAATCTGTATGATAAATGTGATTGGCTTTCACAAAACAAGGTGTTAAGTCTGTTACTTACCTTGATTTCGCGAAATGTATAGCTTGATGAAATACTGTATTGGGTTCTCAAAGAAAGCCGTGAACAATAACAAGCTGACTGGTCAAATCACGAATGCGTTAGAGATATTTATTACAGAAACACAGAAGCACTAGATTCGTTATTGCGATACCTGCACCCGACGTGAGTTCCGGAGCGACTGAAGATTAAATTAAACGTAGCGCTATCGCAGCATGTGTTTGTTTATCCCTACTACACGATCCTTAAATCTCTACTGCGTTTGAATCATTTCGCGCATGCGCCCTTGCGCCGCGGTTATCCTTAACGGGAAACCAATTTGGTCCCTTGTTTTCGGAATCGAACCTTGTCATTGGACACtccttcaatttttcttttttatttaaataacacGAAGAAAAATACTATACATTAAAAGGGAACCATATTGCTACGTTACAGATCTTGGATTTTATTTTGAGTCTGATTACCTTCTTATATATCCACGAAATtcagtaaaaattaatttttaatgcgAAAAATTAATGCGAATTTTTAATGCGAAAGTTAATTTTGACTGCAATAAGGAATAAGAAACACGAATATGactaaaattaacaaaaattatCTGGGGATAAAGTAAGAGTAAATTTATAGTTTTAAATATTAGTATTGCAAATTCgtcatattgaaaaatattacattGTTTAATGTATTATAGGGAAAGAAGGAAATAACCTAAGTACAAAAGAAATTAAGATATATAACTTGATTCCTTCTTGGAAAGTAACAAGATATTGATATAAAAGCTGCATTTTAGAAAGCAACCTATGTCATCTATTTACATAAAAAGATATCTCCTTGGCTCCTTTATTGGGAATGTATATATACCGTATTTCGCAACCCACGCACCCTAACGTTCTTGGTTTCCATCCTCGACTCTTTTGGCCTTGTATCCTGTGTGCTCAGGACAAAAGTCAGCTAAAATTAGGGGCTCACGTTATCGTTTTAAGTGACGATATACACAGGTGAATGTAAAACATACTTCCGCTCTTAGTCGTCAAATACACAGGTAAAAAGTTAATACGATATAGAAGTAGATAAATATGGATAGATATGGATTAGGAATCGATAAACATGTAGTGTTATTTGTAATTATGCTTTGAAACATCGCGTCTATGCGGCAAACATAATCGTGattaaatgtattaataacTATTAATAGTACATTACTATGTCTCTCAACTTCGAAGAGATTTATATAAGTACATGTTTACTTCCCAACAATTAGAATTAGCCtcttttaaatgaaaaattattatcttaaTCCCCCATTTTTATTCTCCTACTTGTGACTAGTATAGTATAACTAGTATATAATAAACTAGTAGTCTAATATGTTAATATGATGATACTTTTAATTGTAcattgcaaatatttctattttcttattAATGTTGAAGgtggatatttttatattatatcgttcTCCAAATAGTTTTATATTATCTTATCACAGTCATTATTTTTTATACACCTTGATCATTTTTCCAGATTAACTATATCAATTAGACTATTTTATCTAATTGCCGTTTTCCAAATTCCATATCATAGTATCTAAAATCATATTAAATTCCCAAAaacatttcaatatttattcaGGACTTAACGTTTAACAATTAATACGTCAATTAGTATTGAACGAGAAACATACATTCCCTAGAACCGCTATGGGTACTGCTTGACACTTGATAATTTCCCTCTCCCCAGCCACGCTGACATCACGATACACAGAACTGGTCAGCAAAAGCGACTCTAACAAGTTAGTCTTCTGTATGATAGGCCAAGATCGTCAAGGGATTCACGTTTCCTTTATATCATCGTTGTAGGTGTATAATTTATTATCCCTATTCATAGAAAGTATTAAATCATTACATTTATCATCTAGTAATCTATTGGTACAATAGATCATTTAAATATACTCGGGTATACTCTGCCTGTAACAAGTGGGCCTCAACAAGCTGCAAGGTACGCCATTTATTGTGTTGATCATAGAGATTTTGATACATAGCTGTTCATGTTTGAGATTGTATTAAATAGTATATAGGAAGGCTTAATACAAAAGTgtaattatgaagtaattaGCTATATCTTAATTTAGGGAATCCAATGATTCTAAATTAACCAATgaattttatgtaaaacaagtaattacagtttataaattttgtatgatttcaattaataattttaaaataatttttatttaattaattaaggaTTGAAATATTTACACTACCGTCTAAACATATTAGATTACTTCAGTTTTTTTCCAAATTTTGCGTTAATGAACGATGCAATTCAAAAGAAATTTTATCGCATAAAATATTATCGTTCCGATCCTTCGATCAGCAGTgtgtaatttcaataaatacacATATAGACAATCGATTGaataactttttattttactcCTTTATGGATCTGTATTGTGTGAAATTATCGATTGCCTCGATACGAATAACATTACATTATTTATCTTATTTACCTTTTATTTCGTGATTCACTTGAGTTTTCACTGCCCCGATAGTGGCAAAGTAATTAATACAACATGAATAAATTAAGTGTTCAGTCAATGTCCTATGATTTAATCGTTATTTTCGCATGTTACAATAGCGATAATTATCTTTATTCACTGTTCTACAATAGCATTTGATATTCCATCGTTGATAACAAATCCTGTAACATCAGTTTCAGTACAATGATAGCGCAGTGGTCAATTCAACAACGCCTATGTCAATGTTCCTAGTTTGTCTGAACTTGAATTAATGCTAATGACAGGAAACGTATCCGGACAGTACTTCTGCTTCCATGCATGATAAATATCCTGCCTGCGTTTTAGGAAACGAATAATCACTTTTGACATATTCAAATTCAttctaaatttaatattataaatttaatacaatttaAGAATTGTTCCTTTAACTTATCACGAGTAATAAGTAGTAAACTTCTGAAGTAGATACGTGCAAAGGAATTAATGTAATGTGATATCTTTATTAACTCCGATAAAGCACACATTAAATGACATCATTGCTGGAACTGTATTGTAATGATTTATACTCCTTATACGTAGAACATTTGACATACTTGTCGTGTAATATTCTGTTTTATTCCATACGTATAATATGAGATTTATCGGCATTTAAGTATCAAAAgcgaaatatattaaaactcatattaaaattatattttaacaaataaaagGGGCTACGATATCTTTACTTATTAACCATTCTCAAGAAAAAGTTTATAGCACTCTGTACCTGAACATTTTGATTTATAAAATAACTTGTAAGGTAATCATGTTTATTTCATGTTCAATTTTGGTTTATTTCTTTAGTTTCGTTCTGCATCGTACATTGTAATCAGATGTATGCTTTGGGTGTTTaaagatatttaaatttaagATTAATGAAGAATTCAATTTTTGTACACTTATTAATGAGATATTTTAGACCTTTTAATGTTAATAATGTAGATGATTTATTTATAGGCCTAAATATGGATCCTGAGGACGAAAACTTGCAAATGCACCTTCTACATGATTACACTACGAATTCTACAAAATCTCAAATCATATACAGGCTACTCCTAGACTACTTACGAACCAAGAACATCAAACACTTCAAGTGCCTTGTTGAGCAGAGTTTAAAAAAACAACCAGCTATCATCGACATAAACTATGCTTATCCGAATCGATCGAACGAAACTTGCTTGGACATTGCCTGCAAGAATGGTCTCCCGGAGTTCGTGAAGTTTCTATTGGAAAAAGGTGCGAAGGTAAACAGGGTGAACGAAGCCCACAACCGTGGACCGATTCACTTCGCTACCGAAAATGGATATGCGGATGTCCTCAGTGTATTATTGGACGAACGTACAATAAATCCAAACCTGGAGGCTGGACAGCAAACGGCTCTGCATATGGCGGTGAAAAAGAATGACCTGAATTGCGCGTCGTTGCTTCTGGAAAAAGGCGCCAGTCCCAATATTTCCAATGCCCAAGGTTTAACCGCTTTGCATAAGGCGGCAATGAAGGGTCAAAAAGACATGGTGAACCTGATTCTGGAAAAAACCACACATGTCCTCAATTTGGATACTTACAAGGACTATAACCATCAAACGACTAGAGAAGTGTTGGAGAAGAAGCTACCAAATATTCAGTTACCCCCGGTCGAGAAACAAGGCGTGAATGTTTATGACTTGAAGTATTATTTAAACGCTAATGATgagatgaattttttaaaatgctTGGAGATGGTCGAAAACGAGGCGGTGAATAACGTAGCGAAGGATTTGATTGAAATGGCCGTGGAAAGGAACTTCAAGAATGCGGTTATTACATTATTGAAAAAAACAAGAGGAACTGGATGTAACTTGGAGAAAGCTGCGAATTTAGCGGTTGAACAAGGCTTGCCACATATCCTTCGTGAGATATTGGAGACTGATGTTGATGTTACGAGTGACTTACTGTTGAACGCTTGCATAGAGCTTGGTATACCGAATAAAGAAGGGTCGGGAAACATGGAAGATCGACTGGAATGTTTAAATCTGATCCTGGAAAGAGAAGACGTGGATGTTCGATGCACAGATAGTAAGTGTTGCACATATATATCGCACACGTATTTCTATGCTTAGATCTATTTAATCAAGCatctatttaaaaatacataGGCAAAGGAAATACTCCACTTCATTATGCAGCCAGGGCTGACTGTCGAGAGGCAGTGACATTGCTACTTGAAAAAGGAAGCTACATCGGTCACATGAACAATTTCGGCGTTCCACCAGTTGAAGATATTTCCGTGTCCACCCTATCCCAATATTTCGATAACTGCATACAAGCTAGGAAAAAACGAACAAACGAATATACAATCGAATTTGACTACAAATGTTTAGTACCTCACGACACCTTTTACACGATGAATC encodes:
- the LOC126915193 gene encoding transient receptor potential cation channel protein painless is translated as MDPEDENLQMHLLHDYTTNSTKSQIIYRLLLDYLRTKNIKHFKCLVEQSLKKQPAIIDINYAYPNRSNETCLDIACKNGLPEFVKFLLEKGAKVNRVNEAHNRGPIHFATENGYADVLSVLLDERTINPNLEAGQQTALHMAVKKNDLNCASLLLEKGASPNISNAQGLTALHKAAMKGQKDMVNLILEKTTHVLNLDTYKDYNHQTTREVLEKKLPNIQLPPVEKQGVNVYDLKYYLNANDEMNFLKCLEMVENEAVNNVAKDLIEMAVERNFKNAVITLLKKTRGTGCNLEKAANLAVEQGLPHILREILETDVDVTSDLLLNACIELGIPNKEGSGNMEDRLECLNLILEREDVDVRCTDSKGNTPLHYAARADCREAVTLLLEKGSYIGHMNNFGVPPVEDISVSTLSQYFDNCIQARKKRTNEYTIEFDYKCLVPHDTFYTMNQQKNTISQGRREMDVFQYIAGNSGLKHILKHPLLSSFLYLKWHRIRHILHLNLAFYILFYLLLNTYILQVTYITRDSQISANSSVQINEEINGSTSIYILHIFTGIVTALFAFREILQLFSSPCHYVCSLENWIEIVLIILGFVILSGITMQVATIVILLSALEMVILLGKHPRMSTGIEMFKKVSLNFVRFLLLYVFLILGFAFSFFIILKDDNENFSDPGHSLFKTIIMFTGEFNSNDIDFVSYSILNYFIFIFFIFFIAIVLFNLLNGLAVSDTAEILEKAELVGLISRIQVLAYIENLVVRAPFTCKARCSICYGLLHGFEYNPLAFLVRKVLLFPTYLSAGKLSVEPYDILFYHNVESDKDSSEVFPAFKMDPYIMKQAKDVLLRKGQESNNEKMFNKLDKLEKRFATMEIILSSIKQKIENNNFNVEEAGN